A genomic segment from Nodularia sphaerocarpa UHCC 0038 encodes:
- a CDS encoding Npun_F5749 family FMN-dependent PPOX-type flavoprotein, which translates to MSIAPWRSAIARALHRNRSLVYARYLQLATVRENNRPANRTVVFRGFLEDSNQLKFITDARSDKVDQIEKQPWAEICWYFPNTREQFRLSGCLTLIGEDDSHPIQPARIKIWQELSDAARLQFAWPHPGKPRVDQPEAFEPSSPPNPAQPMPNFCLLLLEPLEVDHLELRGEPQNRRIYRRDEQQEWSSADINP; encoded by the coding sequence ATGTCCATTGCTCCTTGGCGAAGTGCGATCGCCCGTGCGCTCCATCGTAATCGTAGCCTAGTTTATGCCCGTTACCTACAACTAGCAACAGTCCGAGAAAACAATCGTCCTGCTAACCGTACCGTTGTTTTTCGTGGCTTTCTGGAAGATAGCAACCAATTGAAATTTATTACTGATGCCCGGAGTGATAAAGTTGACCAAATAGAAAAACAACCTTGGGCAGAAATTTGTTGGTATTTCCCCAACACGCGAGAACAATTTCGGCTTTCTGGCTGCTTAACTTTAATCGGAGAAGATGATTCTCACCCCATCCAACCAGCCCGCATCAAAATTTGGCAAGAATTAAGTGATGCAGCGCGGTTACAATTTGCTTGGCCTCATCCTGGTAAACCTAGAGTAGATCAACCAGAAGCCTTTGAACCATCATCACCACCTAATCCCGCCCAGCCGATGCCCAATTTTTGTCTACTGCTACTCGAACCCCTGGAGGTAGACCATTTAGAATTGCGGGGTGAGCCACAAAATCGCCGAATTTACCGCCGCGATGAGCAGCAGGAGTGGTCTAGCGCGGACATCAATCCTTAG
- the cysE gene encoding serine O-acetyltransferase, with amino-acid sequence MLSRLRADFRIIFERDPAARNWLEVLFCYPGLQALLFHRVAHWLYHLGLPFFPRLISHTARFLTGIEIHPGATIGLGVFIDHGMGVVIGETAIVGDYTLIYQGVTLGGTGKQTGKRHPTVGENVVVGAGAKVLGNIHIGNNVRIGAGSVVLRDVPTDCTVVGVPGRVVYRSGARVAPLEHNNLPDSEAEVIRALVDRIESLEQQVQNLQNNQTSPKTHVLAVSVVSPESELLKNAPLCSLRDKAIQQFLDGAGI; translated from the coding sequence GTGCTATCTAGACTACGTGCTGATTTTCGCATCATATTTGAACGTGACCCGGCTGCCCGTAACTGGTTAGAGGTCTTGTTTTGTTACCCAGGTTTGCAAGCCCTGCTATTCCACCGGGTGGCTCACTGGCTCTATCATCTTGGTCTGCCCTTTTTCCCCCGTTTAATTTCTCACACAGCTAGGTTTTTGACAGGAATCGAAATCCATCCAGGCGCAACAATTGGGCTGGGTGTGTTTATTGACCACGGTATGGGCGTGGTAATTGGTGAAACCGCCATAGTCGGCGATTATACGCTCATTTATCAAGGTGTCACCCTTGGAGGAACTGGTAAACAAACCGGCAAGCGCCATCCCACAGTGGGGGAAAATGTCGTAGTCGGAGCCGGTGCAAAGGTGCTGGGCAATATTCACATAGGCAATAATGTCCGCATTGGCGCAGGGTCAGTTGTTCTCAGGGATGTACCTACTGATTGCACAGTGGTAGGCGTACCCGGTCGGGTTGTCTATCGTTCTGGTGCGAGAGTTGCGCCCCTAGAACACAACAACCTACCAGATTCCGAAGCTGAAGTAATTCGTGCCTTAGTAGATCGGATTGAATCGTTAGAACAACAAGTCCAAAATCTCCAAAACAATCAGACTTCCCCAAAAACTCATGTTTTGGCTGTTTCTGTAGTTTCTCCCGAAAGTGAGTTGTTAAAAAATGCTCCCTTATGTAGCCTCAGAGATAAAGCAATTCAGCAATTTCTCGATGGTGCAGGGATTTAA
- a CDS encoding ribose-phosphate pyrophosphokinase — protein MNAHRGSAVLSSASLKVQPAATGVTENHRLRLFSGSANVPLSQEVARYLGMDLGPMIRKRFADGELYVQIQESIRGCDVYLIQPTCQPVNDHLMELLIMVDACRRASARQVTAVIPYYGYARADRKTAGRESITAKLVANLIAKAGASRVLAMDLHSAQIQGYFDIPFDHVYGSPVIFDYLASKQLSDVVVVSPDVGGVARARAFAKKLNDAPLAIIDKRRQAHNVAEVMNVIGDVKGKTAILVDDMIDTGGTISEGARLLRQEGASQVYACATHAVFSPPAKDRLSSGLFEEVIVTNTIPIPEHNRFPELVVLSVANLLGETIWRIHEDTSVSSMFR, from the coding sequence ATGAATGCACATCGAGGTTCTGCTGTGCTGAGTTCTGCAAGTTTAAAGGTGCAACCAGCTGCCACAGGAGTGACTGAAAATCATCGCCTGCGGCTATTTTCTGGCTCTGCCAATGTACCACTGTCTCAAGAAGTTGCTCGTTACCTGGGTATGGACTTGGGGCCAATGATTCGCAAAAGGTTCGCCGATGGAGAACTATACGTTCAAATCCAAGAATCAATTCGGGGTTGTGATGTTTATTTAATCCAGCCAACTTGTCAACCTGTTAATGACCACTTGATGGAATTGCTGATTATGGTTGATGCTTGTCGTCGGGCTTCTGCACGACAGGTAACAGCAGTAATTCCCTATTATGGCTATGCTCGCGCTGACCGCAAAACGGCAGGACGAGAGTCAATTACCGCCAAATTGGTGGCTAACCTGATTGCTAAAGCCGGGGCTAGTCGGGTTTTGGCTATGGATTTGCACTCGGCGCAAATTCAAGGTTATTTTGATATACCTTTTGATCATGTTTACGGTTCGCCTGTAATTTTCGATTATCTGGCTAGTAAACAACTTTCTGATGTTGTTGTTGTTTCTCCCGATGTCGGCGGTGTAGCACGCGCTAGAGCGTTTGCTAAAAAGCTGAATGATGCGCCTTTGGCTATTATCGATAAACGTCGTCAGGCTCATAATGTGGCTGAAGTGATGAATGTCATCGGTGATGTGAAGGGCAAAACAGCCATTTTGGTGGATGACATGATCGATACTGGCGGCACAATTAGCGAAGGCGCACGGTTGCTGCGTCAAGAAGGTGCAAGTCAAGTATATGCTTGTGCCACTCACGCTGTTTTTTCTCCACCGGCAAAGGATCGTTTGTCAAGTGGTTTGTTTGAGGAAGTTATCGTTACTAACACGATTCCCATCCCAGAACACAATCGCTTTCCAGAATTAGTCGTGCTTTCCGTCGCTAATCTCTTAGGGGAAACCATCTGGCGGATTCACGAAGATACTTCAGTAAGTAGTATGTTCCGCTAG
- the bioD gene encoding dethiobiotin synthase has translation MNTLLISGTDTEAGKTVLTTALAAYWQKYYPQRSWGIMKPIQSGIGDRELYQKLFSLEQSAEEITPLYFDAPLAPPIAAARENRSVDLAVVWQAFSKLRSQRDFVLVEALGGLGSPITDELTVADLAGEWRLPTVLVVPVRLGAIAQAVANVALARQSKVNLKGIVLNCVQPRTDAEIADWTPSDLIQSLTHTPVLGCLPYLDNLEDLDKLAQVASNLDWERLS, from the coding sequence TTGAACACATTACTGATTAGTGGTACTGATACGGAGGCTGGCAAAACTGTTTTAACCACAGCGTTGGCAGCCTATTGGCAAAAGTATTATCCGCAGCGTAGCTGGGGAATTATGAAGCCGATTCAATCGGGGATAGGCGATCGCGAATTATATCAAAAGTTATTTTCTTTAGAGCAATCTGCTGAAGAAATTACACCTTTGTATTTTGATGCACCCCTAGCCCCTCCCATCGCCGCAGCACGAGAAAATCGGAGCGTGGATTTGGCTGTGGTTTGGCAAGCTTTTTCTAAGTTGCGATCGCAGCGTGATTTCGTTCTAGTAGAAGCCTTGGGTGGTTTAGGTTCACCAATCACTGATGAGTTGACAGTGGCTGATTTAGCCGGGGAATGGCGTTTACCGACGGTATTGGTAGTACCAGTCCGATTAGGTGCGATCGCTCAAGCCGTGGCGAATGTAGCATTGGCTAGGCAATCAAAGGTAAATCTCAAAGGTATTGTGCTTAACTGTGTACAACCCCGTACAGATGCCGAAATAGCCGACTGGACACCATCAGATTTGATTCAATCTCTGACTCATACACCAGTTTTAGGTTGTTTGCCTTATTTAGATAATTTAGAAGATTTGGATAAACTCGCTCAAGTAGCATCAAATCTTGATTGGGAAAGATTAAGCTAA
- a CDS encoding DUF3352 domain-containing protein yields the protein MSNVNGQRSLFGFLVPGAIALIVIVAGFYWFFTKSPVKFFASTSQPNATIFVSKLAPVTVSLLTNPERLQSFERKGELSQLKTSLLAKSGIDYKQDIQPWLGNEITLSVTTVDIDRDPENGRQPGYLMALATEKPEKSREFLDLLFSRRVLAGANLVVEQYEGVKLISDDSQPQQNSLAGAVVDDFVLFANDLKVLRDAINNVQAPNLNLSSSPKYQKAAQQLPKASLATAFLNLPAVAEWQGLELPEARFDSEMISLSLNSKGLLAETSFLTDSEIISTSEPLAKTVEALEYIPDGAGLVISSSDLNNLASSDLAKLWIQGKTALSGSGTDAISSLVKPLAEVEKSQGINLAEDIFSWVKGEYALAVLPHAGEGAADWVFVVEELEDVSEGISRLDAIASSRGLSISSFNLNQQKIFAWTELNAVTKETETQESPSFAIEAKVQSVHTTLGKYEIFASNLETLNEVITTKNGSLISDDNFSDSIAAIPQPNQGYVYLDWTKSQTLLERQLPILQLVEVVGKPFFQNLRSLTISSYGNEKGLLKGGILFRFLD from the coding sequence ATGTCTAATGTCAATGGTCAACGCTCATTGTTTGGTTTCTTGGTACCTGGTGCGATCGCCCTCATAGTCATAGTCGCAGGTTTTTACTGGTTTTTCACCAAGTCTCCGGTTAAGTTCTTCGCCTCTACCTCACAGCCAAATGCTACTATATTCGTGTCCAAACTGGCTCCGGTGACGGTTTCTTTGCTGACGAATCCTGAGCGATTGCAGTCATTTGAGCGCAAAGGGGAATTATCTCAACTCAAAACCAGTTTATTGGCTAAAAGTGGCATCGATTACAAACAAGATATTCAACCCTGGCTAGGAAATGAAATTACCCTCTCGGTGACTACTGTAGATATTGACCGTGATCCAGAGAACGGACGACAGCCAGGGTATTTAATGGCACTAGCAACCGAGAAACCAGAGAAAAGCCGCGAGTTTTTAGACTTGCTATTTTCTCGCAGGGTATTGGCTGGCGCAAATTTGGTTGTTGAGCAATATGAAGGCGTAAAGCTGATATCTGACGATTCCCAACCCCAGCAAAATTCCCTAGCTGGTGCTGTTGTGGATGACTTTGTTTTATTTGCTAATGATTTGAAGGTGCTGCGAGACGCAATTAATAATGTCCAGGCTCCTAATTTGAATTTGTCCAGTTCGCCCAAATACCAAAAAGCCGCCCAACAACTGCCTAAAGCGTCTTTAGCTACGGCTTTTCTCAATCTTCCCGCCGTGGCAGAATGGCAAGGTTTAGAATTACCAGAAGCAAGGTTTGATAGCGAAATGATTTCTTTGTCTTTGAACTCTAAGGGACTGTTAGCAGAAACTAGCTTTTTGACTGACTCGGAAATCATCTCGACTTCTGAACCACTGGCTAAAACTGTAGAGGCGTTAGAATATATACCAGATGGCGCAGGTTTGGTGATTTCTAGTTCTGATTTAAACAATTTGGCTAGCAGTGATTTAGCCAAACTCTGGATACAAGGGAAAACGGCTCTCTCTGGTTCGGGGACTGATGCAATTTCCAGCTTGGTAAAACCTTTGGCAGAAGTTGAGAAAAGTCAGGGGATAAACTTGGCTGAGGATATCTTTAGTTGGGTAAAAGGAGAATATGCTTTAGCGGTGTTACCCCATGCTGGAGAAGGCGCTGCTGATTGGGTGTTTGTGGTGGAAGAGTTAGAGGATGTTTCAGAAGGAATTTCGCGTTTAGATGCGATCGCCTCATCCCGTGGACTCAGCATTAGTTCTTTCAACTTGAATCAACAAAAAATCTTTGCTTGGACAGAGTTAAATGCTGTAACGAAAGAAACTGAAACTCAAGAAAGTCCATCGTTTGCTATTGAGGCCAAAGTACAGTCCGTACACACGACTCTCGGAAAATACGAGATTTTTGCCTCCAATTTGGAAACTTTGAACGAAGTCATCACCACCAAGAACGGTTCTTTGATCAGCGATGACAATTTCTCAGATAGTATCGCTGCTATTCCCCAACCCAATCAGGGGTATGTGTATCTCGATTGGACAAAAAGCCAAACTCTGTTAGAGCGTCAATTGCCGATTTTGCAGTTAGTGGAAGTGGTAGGTAAACCGTTTTTCCAAAACCTGCGATCGCTCACCATCAGCAGTTACGGTAACGAGAAAGGATTACTCAAAGGCGGAATATTATTCCGATTTTTGGACTGA
- a CDS encoding DEAD/DEAH box helicase, with protein sequence MTFSRLAPFIQEYIYHHNWTELRPVQLAASEVIFNTDAHLLIAAATASGKTEAAFLPVLTLLHEKPAKSIGVLYIGPIKALINDQFERLNDLLKTADIPVWHWHGDVAQSRKNKLIKNPQGVLQITPESLESLLINKNNDLMRLFGDLRFVIIDEIHSFMGSERGCQIICQLQRLANLTKTQPRRIGLSATLGNYAMAEEWLRSGSDKPVITPNITAEKRQIKLTVEHFYLNNEIDESEATTYEKYIFNLSKSRKCLIFANNRTQTESVIASLRRIATEQALPDIYHVHHGSISASLRQAAENAMREPQNPAVTAATLTLELGIDIGHLERVIQLESPLSVASFLQRLGRSGRRGEPADMRLICGENQPLAEAPLPEQIPWQLLQCIAIIQLYLEERWIEPIQPIKYPLSLLYHQTMSILAATGEMTPAALAKQILNLSPFAAISSAEFKLLLQYLIDIDHIQQTETGKLIIGLAGEKIVGKFQFYAVFADSQEYAVKQGTTEIGSISIPTPVGNQFALAGRTWEVLEVDFKKKVILVKQVAGKATIYWRGGSGSIHTRVLQRMRQVLLEDVEYSYLQNNAQERLNLVRQVTRNAGLDKGNILQLEKGKCCIFPWMGTVAYRTLERLLNSLCRESLEINSIGGVNPYYLTIKLGKDKFKYLQTELVSLCEQRISAEDLVSSAEAPELQKYDQFIPHSLLRKAFIGDYLDILQVKQQILLW encoded by the coding sequence ATGACCTTTTCAAGACTTGCACCCTTTATCCAAGAATACATCTACCATCACAATTGGACTGAATTACGACCAGTACAATTAGCAGCTTCTGAAGTTATATTTAACACCGATGCTCATTTGCTAATTGCGGCTGCAACAGCGTCGGGAAAAACAGAAGCAGCATTTTTACCAGTATTGACTCTATTACATGAAAAACCCGCTAAAAGTATCGGTGTATTATATATTGGTCCGATCAAAGCTTTAATTAATGACCAATTTGAACGCCTCAACGACTTGCTGAAAACAGCAGATATTCCAGTATGGCATTGGCATGGTGATGTCGCACAAAGTCGCAAAAATAAACTGATTAAGAATCCCCAAGGCGTTCTGCAAATTACGCCAGAATCTTTAGAAAGTTTGTTAATTAACAAGAATAATGATTTGATGCGCTTATTTGGTGATTTACGATTTGTGATCATTGACGAAATCCATTCTTTTATGGGTTCTGAACGTGGTTGTCAAATTATTTGCCAATTACAGCGTTTAGCCAACTTGACAAAAACCCAACCCCGCCGCATTGGTTTATCAGCAACCCTGGGTAATTATGCAATGGCTGAAGAGTGGTTACGTTCTGGAAGTGACAAGCCTGTAATTACCCCGAATATCACAGCCGAAAAACGCCAAATTAAGCTGACTGTAGAACATTTTTATCTGAATAATGAAATCGATGAATCAGAAGCCACAACTTACGAGAAATATATTTTTAACCTCAGCAAATCTCGTAAATGTCTGATTTTTGCGAATAATCGCACCCAAACTGAATCAGTAATTGCATCTTTACGCCGAATTGCTACAGAACAAGCATTACCAGACATCTATCACGTACATCATGGCAGTATTTCTGCTAGCTTACGCCAAGCTGCGGAAAATGCCATGCGCGAACCCCAAAATCCGGCTGTAACTGCTGCTACTCTAACTTTAGAATTAGGCATAGATATTGGTCATTTAGAGCGAGTTATTCAGTTAGAATCGCCTTTGTCTGTTGCTAGTTTTTTACAACGTTTAGGACGCAGTGGGAGAAGAGGTGAACCTGCTGATATGCGCTTGATTTGTGGTGAAAATCAACCATTAGCTGAAGCACCTTTACCAGAACAAATTCCTTGGCAACTTTTACAATGTATTGCCATTATTCAACTTTATCTAGAAGAACGTTGGATTGAACCAATACAACCGATTAAATATCCTTTGAGTTTGCTATATCATCAGACAATGAGTATTTTAGCAGCAACAGGAGAAATGACACCTGCGGCTTTAGCTAAACAAATTTTAAATTTATCACCCTTTGCAGCTATTTCCTCGGCAGAATTTAAGCTATTATTACAATATTTAATTGATATAGACCACATTCAGCAAACAGAAACAGGTAAATTAATCATTGGTTTGGCTGGAGAAAAGATAGTCGGAAAATTTCAGTTTTATGCTGTGTTTGCTGATAGTCAAGAATATGCAGTTAAGCAAGGTACAACGGAAATTGGCAGTATTTCCATACCAACCCCTGTGGGTAATCAATTCGCCTTAGCAGGTAGAACTTGGGAAGTTTTAGAAGTTGACTTCAAAAAAAAGGTAATTTTGGTGAAGCAAGTAGCAGGTAAAGCTACTATTTATTGGCGGGGTGGTAGTGGTAGTATTCACACCAGAGTTTTGCAAAGGATGCGGCAAGTATTACTAGAAGATGTAGAATATAGTTACTTGCAAAACAATGCTCAAGAACGTTTAAATTTAGTTCGGCAAGTGACCCGAAATGCTGGATTAGATAAAGGAAATATTTTACAATTAGAAAAAGGTAAATGCTGCATCTTTCCTTGGATGGGTACAGTGGCTTACCGGACTTTGGAAAGATTGCTTAATTCTCTTTGTCGAGAATCGTTAGAAATTAATAGTATTGGTGGGGTGAATCCTTATTATTTGACAATCAAATTAGGTAAAGATAAATTTAAATATCTGCAAACAGAACTTGTTTCACTGTGTGAACAAAGAATTAGCGCAGAAGATTTAGTCAGTTCCGCAGAAGCCCCAGAACTGCAAAAATATGATCAATTTATTCCTCATTCCCTGTTAAGAAAAGCGTTTATCGGGGATTACTTAGATATTCTACAAGTTAAGCAGCAAATTTTACTTTGGTAG
- a CDS encoding HD domain-containing protein codes for MLTERFTAALTYATQLHAKQVRKGSGVPYIAHLLGTASIALEYGANEDEAISALLHDAIEDQGGDATRAEICRRFGENVTAIVNGCTDADTTPKPPWRQRKEAYIAHIATASPSVLLVSAADKLYNAQSILKDYRVIGESLWERFQGGREGTLWYYRALVDAFTKRGNTPLVQELERVVTEIERQTANKK; via the coding sequence ATGCTCACAGAACGCTTCACCGCAGCGCTAACCTACGCCACCCAACTCCACGCCAAACAAGTGCGTAAAGGCTCAGGAGTCCCCTACATTGCCCACTTATTAGGTACTGCCAGTATAGCTTTAGAATATGGAGCCAACGAAGATGAAGCCATTTCTGCCCTATTACATGATGCCATAGAAGACCAAGGAGGAGATGCCACACGAGCCGAAATTTGTCGCCGCTTTGGAGAAAATGTCACAGCCATAGTCAATGGTTGTACGGATGCCGACACCACACCCAAACCACCTTGGAGACAGCGCAAAGAAGCTTATATTGCTCACATTGCCACCGCCTCACCCTCAGTATTACTGGTATCAGCAGCCGATAAACTCTACAACGCCCAATCAATTCTCAAAGATTATCGCGTCATAGGCGAATCACTTTGGGAACGTTTTCAAGGAGGTAGAGAAGGAACTCTTTGGTATTATCGCGCCCTTGTGGATGCCTTTACCAAGAGGGGAAATACGCCCCTAGTTCAAGAATTAGAACGAGTGGTGACAGAAATTGAACGACAAACTGCTAATAAAAAATGA
- a CDS encoding M20 metallopeptidase family protein, whose amino-acid sequence MVSTFPNSSVDLSRVRLEIRSLQPRLVEWRRRLHQKPELGFKEKLTAELVSSQLQAWGIEHETGIAETGIVAIIKGNKPGSEKVLAIRADMDALPIQELNEVPYKSQHDGVMHACGHDGHTAIALGTAYHLHKHRHDFSGTVKIIFQPAEEGPGGAKPMIAAGVLKNPDVDAIIGLHLWNNLPLGTVGVRPGPLMASVECFNCTIFGKGGHGAMPHQTIDSIVVAAQIVNALQTIVARNVNPIDSAVVTVGELHAGTKLNIIADKAQMSGTIRYFNPDFKGFFHQRVEQIIAGVCQSHGAKYDLEYWSLYPPVINDAGIAALVKSVAEEVIETPIGIVPECQTMGGEDMSFFLQEVPGCYFFLGSANSEKNLAYPHHHPRFDFDETALAMGVEIFVRTVEKFLN is encoded by the coding sequence ATGGTTTCCACTTTTCCCAACTCTTCTGTTGATTTATCTCGCGTTCGTCTGGAAATTCGCTCATTGCAACCGCGATTAGTAGAATGGCGGCGGCGACTGCATCAAAAACCAGAGTTGGGGTTTAAAGAAAAACTCACGGCTGAGTTAGTTTCCAGCCAGTTGCAAGCATGGGGAATTGAGCATGAAACTGGCATAGCTGAAACTGGTATTGTGGCTATTATCAAGGGAAACAAACCCGGTTCGGAGAAAGTATTGGCGATTCGGGCTGATATGGATGCTTTGCCAATTCAAGAACTGAATGAGGTTCCCTATAAATCGCAACATGATGGAGTGATGCATGCTTGTGGACATGATGGACATACTGCGATCGCACTTGGTACAGCTTACCATCTTCACAAGCATCGGCACGATTTTAGCGGGACAGTAAAAATCATCTTCCAGCCAGCCGAAGAAGGGCCAGGTGGTGCAAAACCCATGATTGCAGCCGGGGTACTAAAAAACCCTGATGTGGATGCAATTATCGGGTTACATTTATGGAATAATTTACCATTGGGTACAGTAGGTGTCCGTCCTGGTCCATTAATGGCATCTGTAGAATGCTTTAATTGCACCATTTTCGGTAAAGGTGGACATGGTGCTATGCCGCATCAAACCATTGATTCTATCGTCGTTGCCGCCCAAATAGTCAATGCCTTACAAACCATTGTCGCCCGTAACGTCAACCCCATTGATTCAGCCGTGGTGACAGTGGGCGAACTTCATGCCGGCACAAAGCTGAATATCATTGCAGATAAAGCCCAGATGAGTGGGACTATCAGGTACTTTAACCCTGATTTTAAAGGATTTTTTCACCAGCGAGTTGAGCAAATCATCGCCGGAGTCTGTCAAAGTCATGGTGCAAAATATGACTTAGAATACTGGAGTCTTTATCCACCAGTCATCAATGATGCGGGTATAGCAGCACTGGTGAAATCAGTGGCAGAAGAAGTGATTGAAACCCCTATCGGTATTGTCCCAGAATGCCAAACTATGGGCGGTGAAGATATGTCATTTTTCTTACAAGAAGTTCCTGGTTGTTATTTCTTCCTCGGATCTGCAAACTCTGAGAAAAATTTAGCCTATCCCCATCATCACCCCCGATTTGATTTTGATGAAACTGCCTTAGCAATGGGTGTAGAAATATTTGTGCGGACTGTGGAGAAATTTTTGAACTAA
- a CDS encoding serine/threonine-protein kinase codes for MQAPMTVGSILQDRYRIIQILGQGEFGRTYLAEDQRRFNEFCAIKELISPTEADAWEKAQALFQGEAAILYQIEHSQVPKFREKFAQSQRLFLVEDYVAGKTYRSLLSERLEAGKTFAEAEVLQLIGSLLLVLEHIHSRGIIHGDISPENIILRDRDSQPVLIDFGVVKELATRLQFPDSTTPVTTVGKLGFAPSEQMQSGQAYPHSDLFALAVTGIVLLTGKEPSDLFDVTQLSWNWQELVQVNAQFAQVINKMLNHLPGDRFHSAADVIKALQILQKPSIPTPELSQVQTMAVGRRPDSVPPTISPRKPEPVISPSRSSSILDSPFALGAIGSAVVILAGVGSWGLVSSIRSQQNQPLEATPPQTFPSPVVTGEETPTPEPTLELTPEPTPTSVEPVVFSRRLILKASDITTVEDTIKENQIIQYTFFGEEGAKLTASIDQGSGILLTVLDGNQEPIEINSEQVTSYEGILPITGRYIIQLIPQPEIAESDYSLNVALENPVIPTPTPTPTPTPIFIPIPTPTETPTETPLPTPTLTVPPIPKPDFGGENNTPTDSQPEL; via the coding sequence ATGCAAGCACCCATGACAGTTGGTTCTATCCTGCAAGACCGTTATCGAATTATCCAAATTCTCGGACAAGGGGAATTTGGCAGAACTTATTTGGCGGAAGATCAGCGACGCTTTAACGAATTTTGCGCCATCAAAGAATTGATTTCACCGACGGAGGCTGATGCTTGGGAGAAAGCACAAGCACTTTTCCAGGGAGAAGCTGCAATTTTATATCAAATAGAGCATTCACAAGTGCCTAAATTTCGGGAAAAGTTTGCACAATCCCAACGTTTATTTTTAGTGGAGGACTACGTTGCTGGTAAAACTTACCGGAGTTTGCTGAGTGAGCGTTTAGAGGCTGGTAAAACTTTCGCTGAGGCAGAAGTATTGCAGTTAATTGGCTCTTTGCTGTTGGTTTTAGAGCATATTCATAGTCGAGGGATTATTCATGGGGATATCTCACCGGAAAATATTATTTTGCGCGATCGCGATTCTCAGCCGGTGTTAATTGACTTTGGAGTGGTGAAAGAATTAGCAACGCGTTTACAGTTTCCAGATAGCACCACGCCAGTGACTACGGTGGGTAAATTAGGTTTTGCTCCCAGTGAACAAATGCAATCAGGGCAAGCTTACCCTCATAGTGATTTATTTGCACTAGCTGTTACAGGGATAGTTTTGTTGACTGGGAAAGAACCAAGTGATTTATTTGATGTCACTCAACTAAGTTGGAATTGGCAAGAGTTGGTACAGGTGAATGCACAATTTGCCCAAGTTATCAATAAAATGTTAAATCATCTACCTGGCGATCGCTTCCATAGTGCGGCTGATGTCATCAAAGCATTACAGATTCTGCAAAAACCCAGTATTCCTACTCCTGAATTATCCCAAGTCCAAACAATGGCTGTTGGTCGTCGTCCCGACTCAGTACCACCAACGATTTCACCCCGCAAACCTGAGCCAGTAATTTCACCCAGTCGCTCTAGCTCAATTTTAGATAGTCCATTCGCACTTGGAGCTATTGGTAGTGCAGTGGTAATTTTAGCGGGAGTCGGTTCTTGGGGATTAGTCAGTTCTATCCGCAGTCAACAAAATCAACCACTAGAGGCTACACCGCCACAAACTTTTCCTTCACCAGTTGTGACTGGCGAGGAAACACCTACACCAGAACCCACTCTAGAACTAACACCAGAACCCACTCCCACCAGTGTTGAACCTGTGGTATTTAGTAGACGACTGATATTGAAAGCATCTGATATTACTACTGTTGAAGACACTATCAAGGAAAATCAAATCATTCAGTACACATTTTTTGGCGAAGAAGGAGCCAAGTTAACGGCATCTATTGACCAAGGAAGTGGTATTTTACTCACAGTCTTAGATGGAAATCAAGAACCAATTGAGATTAATTCCGAACAAGTAACAAGCTATGAGGGAATATTGCCGATTACTGGTAGATATATTATTCAGTTAATTCCACAGCCAGAAATTGCCGAAAGTGATTACAGTCTCAATGTGGCATTAGAAAACCCAGTTATACCAACACCAACACCAACACCAACACCAACACCAATCTTTATTCCTATCCCCACACCAACAGAAACTCCAACAGAAACTCCACTTCCCACGCCAACACTGACAGTACCGCCCATACCTAAACCAGATTTTGGCGGGGAAAATAACACTCCTACTGATAGCCAGCCAGAGTTATAG